One part of the Thermodesulfobacterium commune DSM 2178 genome encodes these proteins:
- a CDS encoding class II glutamine amidotransferase, which produces MWEFIFKDNKDISGCGVSGIINVKGSLIPGDLIIKSITCQEERGNGLGAGFAGYGIYPDFKEFYALHVMAEDKNSLERFERFLFQQVKAIYHEPIPTRKVKTIKNPPIFKRYFVKLELEEQLPTEEEENKLIEMVMYINANLNGVYILSSGKNMGVFKGVGFPEEIAEFFKIDEYQAYIWTAHNRFPTNTPGWWGGAHPFSLLDWSIVHNGEISSYGTNKRYLELFGYKCTLLTDTEVVTYLLDLLIRRHKLPIKLACTALAPPFWMEIERLEEEEKNLLEALRIVYGGALLNGPFAIIFAYNGGIVGLTDRVKLRPLVVAKFEDFYYLASEEAAIRTICPNPELIWYPKAGEPVIIEMPMGTIPNQKSYA; this is translated from the coding sequence ATGTGGGAATTTATTTTTAAAGATAATAAGGATATCTCTGGTTGTGGAGTGTCTGGGATAATAAATGTTAAAGGTAGTTTAATTCCAGGAGACCTAATAATAAAATCTATAACCTGCCAAGAAGAAAGAGGAAATGGTCTTGGAGCAGGGTTTGCTGGTTATGGTATCTATCCTGATTTTAAAGAATTTTACGCCCTACATGTAATGGCTGAAGATAAAAATTCTTTAGAAAGATTTGAAAGGTTTCTTTTTCAACAAGTCAAAGCTATATATCATGAACCTATTCCTACTAGAAAAGTAAAAACTATAAAAAATCCTCCTATTTTTAAAAGATACTTTGTTAAACTTGAACTGGAAGAACAACTTCCAACAGAAGAAGAGGAAAACAAATTAATAGAAATGGTAATGTATATCAACGCTAACCTAAATGGTGTGTATATACTTTCTTCTGGTAAAAATATGGGTGTTTTCAAAGGTGTAGGGTTTCCTGAAGAAATAGCAGAATTTTTTAAAATAGATGAATATCAAGCCTACATATGGACCGCTCATAATCGTTTTCCCACAAACACTCCTGGTTGGTGGGGAGGAGCACATCCATTCAGTCTTCTTGACTGGTCAATCGTTCATAACGGGGAAATCTCAAGCTATGGGACAAACAAAAGATACTTAGAACTGTTTGGATATAAATGTACTTTGCTTACCGATACTGAGGTAGTAACCTATCTTTTAGATTTGCTTATAAGAAGACATAAACTGCCTATCAAGTTAGCATGCACTGCTTTAGCACCACCTTTTTGGATGGAGATAGAACGATTAGAGGAAGAGGAAAAAAATTTACTCGAAGCTTTAAGGATAGTTTATGGAGGGGCTCTGTTAAATGGACCTTTTGCTATTATTTTTGCATATAATGGCGGAATAGTAGGACTAACAGATAGAGTTAAACTTAGACCTTTAGTAGTAGCTAAATTTGAAGACTTTTATTACTTAGCAAGCGAAGAAGCTGCCATAAGAACTATCTGCCCTAATCCAGAGTTAATATGGTATCCTAAGGCTGGAGAACCTGTAATCATAGAAATGCCAATGGGTACTATCCCTAATCAAAAAAGTTATGCCTAA
- a CDS encoding GltB/FmdC/FwdC-like GXGXG domain-containing protein produces MSVILNVENWSYTKVNQYIREKISEGETEFELHRVNGHRYLFAGIKQKIKAKILGVPGLDLGCFMSGPDIYVYGNVQDACGNTMEEGKIVVYGMAGDVIGYSMRGGKIFIKGDVGYRVGIHMKAYQDKHPVIVIGGKTGDFLGEYMAGGTIIVLGLFSQHPEKPITGKFLGTGMHGGVIYIRGELDPFFLGKNLKISPINEEDLTYLKTILTEYCADMDENLESIINDRFSKITPVSHRPYGNLYAY; encoded by the coding sequence ATGAGCGTTATTTTAAACGTGGAAAATTGGAGTTATACCAAAGTTAATCAATATATACGTGAAAAAATATCAGAAGGAGAAACAGAATTTGAACTACATAGAGTAAATGGCCATAGATATTTGTTTGCAGGTATAAAACAAAAAATCAAGGCTAAAATTTTGGGTGTCCCGGGACTTGATTTAGGTTGTTTTATGAGTGGACCTGACATATACGTTTATGGTAACGTTCAAGATGCCTGTGGTAATACCATGGAAGAAGGTAAAATTGTTGTATATGGTATGGCAGGAGATGTTATAGGTTATAGTATGAGAGGTGGGAAAATTTTCATCAAAGGAGATGTTGGTTATCGAGTAGGAATTCACATGAAAGCCTATCAAGATAAACATCCTGTAATCGTCATAGGTGGAAAAACAGGAGATTTTTTGGGTGAATACATGGCAGGAGGAACTATCATCGTATTAGGCTTATTCTCTCAACATCCAGAAAAACCTATAACCGGAAAATTTTTAGGCACAGGAATGCATGGAGGAGTTATCTACATAAGAGGTGAATTAGACCCGTTTTTTCTTGGGAAAAACCTTAAAATTTCTCCTATAAACGAAGAGGATCTAACATATCTTAAAACAATTTTAACAGAATACTGTGCCGACATGGATGAAAACTTAGAATC